One Sodalis praecaptivus DNA segment encodes these proteins:
- a CDS encoding transglycosylase SLT domain-containing protein — MKRHSIGLIVALLLTGCARQSPEPPRQALTTHPDSKLLMPVTPPAGLYSDYIHDSASIYGVDETLVKAIIQVESGYNPSVVSKSNAIGLMQLKASTAGRDAYRLKGRHGQPSTHELKDAATNIDLGTAYLSLLQKQLAGISNPETRRYALTVAYVNGAGALLRTFSANRDAAVAQINAMTPQQFYQHVQRKHPAPQAPRYLWKVNTAYLAMR; from the coding sequence GTGAAACGACATTCTATTGGTCTTATTGTCGCTCTGCTGCTGACCGGCTGCGCTCGGCAAAGTCCAGAGCCGCCCAGGCAGGCGTTGACCACCCATCCTGACTCAAAACTGCTGATGCCGGTAACGCCGCCCGCGGGGTTATACAGCGATTACATTCACGATTCCGCCAGCATTTATGGCGTAGATGAAACGCTGGTGAAAGCCATTATTCAGGTGGAGTCCGGTTACAATCCGTCGGTAGTCAGTAAATCCAACGCCATCGGGCTCATGCAGCTCAAGGCGTCCACCGCGGGACGCGATGCCTATCGGCTGAAAGGGCGCCACGGTCAGCCCAGTACACATGAACTTAAGGACGCCGCCACCAATATCGACCTCGGTACCGCCTATTTATCCTTGTTGCAGAAACAGCTGGCGGGCATTAGCAACCCGGAAACCCGGCGCTATGCGCTGACGGTGGCGTATGTCAATGGCGCCGGCGCCCTGCTGCGCACCTTTTCCGCCAACCGCGACGCTGCCGTTGCGCAGATTAATGCCATGACGCCGCAGCAATTCTACCAGCATGTGCAGCGCAAGCACCCCGCGCCGCAGGCGCCGCGCTATCTATGGAAAGTGAATACCGCCTACCTGGCGATGCGCTGA
- a CDS encoding response regulator codes for MKPAILVIDDDVAICELLNDVLSEHVFTVYTCHQGYEGLSLLQQHPDIALVLLDLVLPDTNGLLVLQQLQRLRPDLLVIMLSGLGAESDIVVGLEMGADDYIAKPFTPRVVVARAKAVLRRSGALGLDYRAGAEGVGWLFNGWRLDEQRCTLFNPQRQEVLLTQGEYQLLLAMVRHARTVLTRDQLLELTHSETLDVFDRTVDVLIMRLRRKIEANPHQPMLIRTIRRLGYVFAADVTRPGPALLASRIA; via the coding sequence ATGAAACCCGCCATACTGGTAATAGATGACGATGTGGCCATCTGCGAGCTTCTCAACGATGTGTTAAGTGAACACGTTTTTACCGTCTATACCTGCCACCAGGGCTATGAAGGGTTGTCTTTACTGCAACAGCATCCCGATATCGCGCTGGTGCTGCTCGATCTGGTGCTACCGGACACCAACGGCCTGCTGGTGCTCCAGCAGCTACAGCGGCTGCGGCCCGATTTGCTGGTTATTATGCTAAGCGGGCTGGGCGCGGAGTCGGATATTGTGGTTGGCCTGGAGATGGGCGCCGATGATTACATCGCCAAGCCGTTCACGCCACGGGTGGTGGTGGCGCGCGCCAAAGCGGTGCTTCGCCGCAGCGGCGCGCTGGGGCTGGATTACCGCGCCGGCGCCGAGGGCGTCGGTTGGCTGTTCAACGGCTGGCGTCTGGATGAGCAGCGCTGCACCTTGTTTAACCCCCAGCGGCAGGAGGTGCTGCTGACCCAGGGCGAATATCAGCTACTGCTGGCGATGGTGCGACACGCGCGCACCGTGCTGACCCGCGACCAACTGCTGGAGTTGACCCATAGCGAAACGCTGGACGTCTTTGACCGCACCGTAGACGTGTTGATAATGCGCTTACGCCGTAAAATCGAAGCCAACCCCCACCAGCCGATGCTTATCCGCACCATCCGCCGGCTAGGCTATGTTTTCGCAGCCGACGTCACCCGGCCCGGCCCGGCGCTCCTCGCCAGCCGCATCGCCTGA
- a CDS encoding carbohydrate kinase family protein — translation MERQGILAAGNMLVDHVHNISDWPRPGWLSEITRSEKSTGGSPLNVLLTLAKMKVSLPLAAIGLVGEDSDGDLICRILDAHGVDNRRVRRTALERTSMSQVMTEPGGQRTFFYAPGANRRLDLDAFAGLNTRHRIFHLGYLLLLERLDSADERYGTRSARLLAAMQRQGYLTSLDLVSRQGGPHYREQVLPALRWLDYLIINELEAGEFTGLALRDERGGLVEAIVAEAADQLQRLGVRRRVVIHAPEGAWGQEPGQPGLWLPSWRLSARRIVGSVGAGDAFCAGVLYGSHQCWPLAETLRLGHTCANFCLRAANAIDGIRPLAAMQAEMARCASGDAAGEERRAGPGDVGCENIA, via the coding sequence ATGGAACGGCAGGGAATTTTGGCGGCTGGCAATATGCTGGTGGACCATGTGCATAACATCAGCGACTGGCCGCGGCCGGGCTGGCTGAGTGAAATCACCCGCAGCGAGAAAAGTACCGGCGGCTCGCCGCTTAACGTGCTACTGACGCTGGCGAAAATGAAAGTATCGCTACCGCTGGCGGCGATCGGCCTGGTCGGCGAGGACAGCGATGGCGATCTGATTTGCCGCATACTGGATGCGCACGGCGTCGATAACCGGCGGGTTCGCCGCACCGCGCTTGAACGGACCTCGATGAGTCAGGTGATGACGGAGCCGGGCGGGCAACGCACGTTTTTTTACGCCCCGGGCGCGAACCGCCGGCTTGATTTGGATGCGTTTGCCGGCCTGAATACCCGCCATCGCATTTTTCATCTGGGTTATCTTTTGTTGCTGGAACGTCTGGATAGCGCCGACGAACGCTATGGTACCCGCAGCGCCCGGCTGCTGGCCGCCATGCAGCGTCAGGGGTATCTGACTTCATTGGATCTGGTGTCGCGTCAGGGCGGCCCGCATTACCGTGAACAGGTGCTGCCGGCGTTGCGCTGGCTTGATTACCTCATCATTAACGAGCTGGAGGCGGGGGAGTTCACCGGCCTTGCGCTGCGCGACGAGCGCGGCGGGCTGGTGGAGGCTATCGTTGCCGAGGCCGCCGACCAACTGCAACGGCTCGGCGTACGCCGCCGGGTGGTCATCCATGCGCCAGAGGGCGCCTGGGGGCAAGAGCCCGGTCAACCGGGCCTATGGCTGCCCTCATGGCGCCTCAGCGCGCGGCGGATTGTCGGCAGCGTTGGGGCGGGGGATGCTTTCTGCGCCGGCGTGCTCTATGGTAGCCATCAATGCTGGCCGTTGGCGGAGACGCTCCGCTTGGGCCATACCTGCGCCAATTTTTGTCTGCGGGCCGCCAATGCGATCGACGGCATTCGCCCGCTGGCGGCGATGCAGGCGGAGATGGCGCGCTGCGCGTCAGGCGATGCGGCTGGCGAGGAGCGCCGGGCCGGGCCGGGTGACGTCGGCTGCGAAAACATAGCCTAG
- a CDS encoding ABC transporter substrate-binding protein, with the protein MGGMLTAATLLTAPLAQGKELKSIGVTVGDLANPFFVQITKGAERKARELAGDKVNVTLVSSGYDLGQQVAQIDNFIAAKVDMIILNAADSQGIGPAVKRARDAGIVVVAVDVAAEGADATITSDNTQAGAMACHYIADRLKQKGNVVIINGPPVSAVQNRVEGCMTELKKYPAIKLLSYNQNAKGSREGGLEVMTSLLSANPHIDGVFAINDPTAIGADLAAKQAQRKEFFIVGVDGSPDGEEALKRQNSLFVATPAQDPQVMASKAVEIGYDILQGKPAPKQPVLIPVTLIDRTSVNQYKGWTVK; encoded by the coding sequence ATGGGCGGTATGCTGACCGCCGCAACGCTACTGACGGCGCCGCTGGCGCAGGGTAAAGAGTTAAAATCGATAGGCGTGACGGTGGGCGATTTGGCCAATCCGTTTTTCGTGCAGATAACTAAAGGCGCGGAGCGTAAAGCGCGGGAGCTGGCCGGCGACAAAGTCAATGTGACCCTGGTGTCCAGCGGCTATGATCTCGGGCAGCAGGTGGCGCAGATTGATAATTTTATCGCGGCGAAAGTGGACATGATTATCCTTAACGCCGCGGATTCCCAAGGTATTGGCCCGGCGGTGAAACGCGCGCGCGATGCCGGTATTGTGGTGGTGGCGGTGGACGTGGCCGCCGAGGGCGCGGACGCCACCATCACCTCCGATAATACCCAGGCCGGCGCGATGGCCTGCCATTATATTGCCGATCGTCTAAAACAAAAGGGCAACGTGGTAATCATTAATGGACCGCCGGTGTCGGCGGTGCAGAACCGGGTGGAAGGTTGTATGACCGAGCTGAAAAAATACCCGGCTATCAAACTGCTGTCCTATAACCAGAATGCCAAGGGCAGCCGCGAAGGGGGGTTGGAAGTGATGACCTCATTATTATCGGCCAATCCGCATATCGACGGCGTGTTTGCGATTAACGATCCCACCGCCATTGGCGCCGATCTGGCCGCTAAACAGGCGCAGCGCAAGGAGTTCTTCATCGTCGGCGTCGACGGTTCGCCGGACGGCGAAGAGGCGCTAAAACGCCAAAATTCGCTGTTCGTGGCCACGCCGGCGCAGGATCCGCAGGTGATGGCGTCGAAAGCGGTGGAGATCGGCTATGACATTTTGCAGGGTAAACCGGCGCCGAAACAGCCGGTGCTGATCCCGGTCACGCTCATCGACCGCACCAGCGTCAATCAGTATAAAGGCTGGACCGTGAAATAG
- a CDS encoding ABC transporter permease subunit translates to MPATESSRGAPPRLKRALWSDILQSVGILPMLIVIVAVFGVVTPNFFTDANLLNITRQASINIVLAAGMTFIILTGGIDLSVGSMLGTTAVVAMLVSLNPAWAGLTIPAALAAGLIMGLFNGVLVAWAGLPPFIVTLGTYTALRGAAYLLADGTTVINADINFEWIGNGYLGPLPWLIILAFTVIALCWFILRRTTLGIHIYAVGGNMQAARLTGIKVGAVLLFVYAASGLLSGLAGLMSASRLYSANGNLGVGYELDAIAAVILGGTSFVGGIGTITGTLVGALIIATLNNGMTLMGVSYFWQLVIKGAVIIIAVLIDKYRTRHHQAG, encoded by the coding sequence ATGCCAGCCACTGAATCGTCACGGGGCGCGCCTCCCCGGCTCAAACGGGCGCTATGGAGCGATATCCTGCAAAGCGTCGGCATCCTGCCGATGCTTATCGTCATCGTCGCGGTGTTCGGCGTGGTGACGCCGAATTTTTTCACCGACGCCAATCTGCTCAATATTACCCGCCAGGCGTCGATCAACATCGTGCTGGCGGCGGGGATGACGTTCATCATTTTGACCGGCGGCATTGATTTGTCGGTGGGCTCTATGCTGGGCACGACGGCGGTGGTGGCTATGCTGGTGTCGCTTAACCCTGCGTGGGCGGGATTGACCATCCCCGCGGCGCTGGCCGCCGGATTGATCATGGGGCTGTTTAACGGCGTGCTGGTGGCCTGGGCGGGGCTGCCGCCGTTTATCGTCACGCTCGGCACCTACACCGCTCTGCGCGGCGCCGCGTATCTGTTGGCGGACGGTACCACGGTCATCAATGCCGATATCAATTTTGAGTGGATCGGCAACGGGTACCTTGGCCCGCTGCCCTGGCTGATTATTCTGGCGTTTACGGTCATTGCGCTGTGCTGGTTTATTCTGCGCCGCACCACGCTGGGTATTCATATTTACGCGGTAGGCGGCAACATGCAGGCGGCGCGGCTCACCGGCATTAAAGTCGGCGCGGTGCTGTTGTTCGTTTATGCCGCCAGCGGCCTGCTGTCCGGGCTCGCCGGATTAATGAGCGCCTCGCGCCTTTACAGCGCCAACGGCAACCTGGGCGTGGGCTATGAGCTGGACGCCATCGCTGCGGTGATCCTGGGCGGCACCAGCTTTGTCGGCGGTATCGGCACCATCACCGGCACATTGGTGGGCGCGTTGATTATTGCCACGCTCAACAACGGTATGACGCTGATGGGCGTCTCCTATTTCTGGCAATTGGTGATCAAAGGGGCGGTCATTATCATCGCGGTACTGATTGATAAATATCGCACCCGCCATCATCAGGCCGGTTAA